A window of the Eremothecium cymbalariae DBVPG#7215 chromosome 5, complete sequence genome harbors these coding sequences:
- the CCT2 gene encoding chaperonin-containing T-complex subunit CCT2 (similar to Ashbya gossypii AER415W) translates to MSVQIFGDQVTEERAENARMSAFVGAIAVGDLVKTTLGPKGMDKLLQSASNDSSLVTNDGATILKSIPLDNPAAKVLVNISKVQDDEVGDGTTSVTVLSAELLREAEKLIDQKIHPQTIIEGYRIACVASLGALERAAVDNSKDHAKFYEDLLNIAKTTLSSKILSQDKDHFSKLAADAILRLNGSTNLEHIQIIKIIGGNLSDSFLDGGFILPKRFGNNQAKSVKNAKILIANTSLDTDKVKIFGAKFKVDSTSKLARLEKAEREKMKSKIDRIAKFGINIFINRQLIYDYPEQLFTDMEINSIEHADFEGVERLALVTGGEVVSTFNNPEKCRLGECDLVEEVMIGEEVFTKFTGCKVSNACTIVLRGATLQVLDEAERSLHDALSVLSQTTKETRTVLGGGCAEMVMSKAVDTTAQNVEGKKSLAVEAFARALRQLPTILADNAGLDSSELISKLRASIYNGMTTSGLDLNNGKIADMRELGVVESYKLKRAVVSSATEAAEVLLRVDNIIRAKPRTANRG, encoded by the coding sequence ATGAGtgttcaaatatttggtGATCAAGTTACCGAAGAAAGAGCTGAAAATGCTCGTATGTCAGCATTTGTTGGTGCAATTGCGGTTGGGGATTTAGTTAAAACGACCTTAGGACCAAAAGGTATGGATAAGTTGTTGCAAAGTGCATCTAATGATTCCTCTTTGGTGACCAACGATGGTGCAACCATTTTGAAATCCATTCCATTAGATAACCCTGCAGCCAAGGTTTTGGTTAATATCAGTAAAGTacaagatgatgaagtCGGTGATGGTACTACTAGTGTTACCGTTTTAAGTGCAGAGTTGTTGAGGGAAGCCGAGAAGTTGATTGATCAGAAAATTCATCCTCAAACTATTATTGAAGGCTATAGAATTGCATGTGTTGCTTCTTTGGGCGCGTTGGAGAGAGCCGCTGTGGACAACTCCAAAGATCATGCAAAGTTTTATGAGGATTTGTTAAATATTGCGAAGACCACTTTATCCTCAAAGATTTTGTCACAGGATAAGGaccatttttcaaaattggcAGCGGATGCAATTTTAAGGTTAAACGGTTCAACAAACTTGGAACATATTcagattattaaaattattgGTGGCAATCTATCTGACTCGTTTTTGGATGGGGGGTTTATCTTGCCAAAGAGATTTGGCAACAACCAAGCAAAGAGTGTGAAGAACGCCAAGATTCTTATTGCGAACACCTCTTTGGATACCGATAAAGTGAAGATTTTTGGTGCGAAATTCAAAGTTGATTCCACGTCTAAGTTAGCCCGACTAGAAAAGGCAGAGCgtgaaaaaatgaaaagcaAAATTGATAGGATTGCAAAGTTTGGTATTAACATATTTATTAACAGACAGCTTATCTATGATTACCCAGAGCAGTTATTCACGGATATGGAAATCAATTCCATCGAGCATGCTGATTTTGAGGGTGTTGAAAGGCTAGCGTTAGTAACTGGTGGTGAAGTAGTATCTACATTCAACAACCCAGAGAAATGTAGATTAGGTGAGTGTGATCTGGTCGAGGAGGTTATGATTGGAGAGGAAGTATTCACCAAGTTTACTGGTTGCAAGGTGAGCAATGCGTGCACAATCGTTTTAAGAGGGGCTACCCTACAGGTCTTAGATGAGGCTGAGAGATCACTGCATGATGCTTTGTCCGTACTATCCCAAACCACCAAGGAAACTAGAACTGTCCTAGGTGGTGGATGTGCAGAAATGGTTATGTCAAAGGCAGTTGATACAACTGCTCAAAATGTCGAAGGCAAGAAATCGCTTGCGGTAGAAGCTTTTGCGAGAGCATTGAGACAGCTACCTACAATTTTGGCTGATAATGCCGGTCTCGACAGCAGTGAATTGATCTCCAAGCTAAGAGCCTCAATCTACAATGGCATGACCACTAGTGGATTGGATCTAAATAATGGAAAAATTGCTGATATGAGAGAATTGGGTGTTGTAGAAAGCTACAAATTGAAGAGAGCTGTTGTGAGCTCTGCAACTGAGGCAGCAGAAGTTCTACTTAGAGTAGATAATATTATCCGTGCAAAGCCAAGAACTGCAAACAGGGGTTAA
- the OST3 gene encoding dolichyl-diphosphooligosaccharide--protein glycotransferase OST3 (similar to Ashbya gossypii AER413C), whose amino-acid sequence MKLVGELLLQLLVLTATVINAISNAKLAKLSAKDGGIIQLNNGNFKQILSSPRSSHIVVLLTATNPQIDCNLCVEFGPDYSTLARSWINGHSDGLGGETKEHGLYFAKADFMDNTNQVFTYFSVNNVPRLFLFTPNGDVDSYEQLGIPSQSGNARVQPLVSTLKEYTGFEDYIFIEPINWGSIITTIFVSGMIAFIVRKYRPFVLSILTYRPLWGITCVSFIIALITGTMFNKIRDTPYLGLTPDRSQVQYIALRQQQFQFGVETQIMSFIYGALTSTFMLLTLGLPKLKDYYQRHKNGTENVVQFIGSICFLLIIYILFAALVAVFKLKNAEYPFRLFKLPAIL is encoded by the coding sequence ATGAAGCTTGTGGGTGAATTATTGTTGCAGTTATTGGTTTTAACGGCGACTGTTATAAATGCAATAAGCAATGCGAAGTTGGCTAAGTTGTCTGCTAAAGATGGTGGGATAATCCAGTTAAACAATGGTAATTTTAAACAGATTCTATCAAGCCCTAGAAGTTCACACATAGTTGTTTTGTTGACTGCTACTAATCCCCAGATCGATTGTAATTTATGTGTGGAGTTTGGACCTGATTACTCGACTTTAGCACGGTCATGGATAAACGGGCATTCAGATGGCTTAGGAGGTGAAACTAAGGAACATGGGTTGTACTTTGCAAAAGCTGATTTTATGGACAATACCAACCAAGTTTTTACATATTTCAGTGTGAATAATGTGCCACGGTTATTCCTATTTACGCCAAATGGGGATGTAGACTCTTATGAGCAACTTGGAATTCCGTCTCAAAGTGGTAATGCTCGCGTACAGCCTTTGGTTTCAACACTGAAGGAGTACACTGGATTTGAAGACTATATTTTTATAGAACCTATCAATTGGGGGTCTATTATAACCACTATATTTGTTTCTGGGATGATTGCCTTCATTGTCAGAAAGTATAGACCTTTCGTTCTCAGTATCCTTACCTACAGACCACTTTGGGGTATCACCTGtgtttcttttattattgcCTTGATCACAGGAACTATGTTCAATAAGATCAGGGATACACCTTACCTTGGGTTAACGCCGGATAGATCTCAGGTTCAATATATTGCACTAAGACAGCAACAATTCCAGTTTGGTGTTGAAACTCAGATCATGTCTTTCATTTATGGTGCCCTCACGTCTACTTTTATGCTACTAACATTGGGTCTACCTAAGCTCAAGGACTACTATCAAAGACATAAAAATGGTACTGAAAACGTTGTCCAGTTTATAGGCtcaatttgttttctgttgATCATCTATATTCTATTTGCTGCGCTAGTAGCGGTTTTTAAACTAAAGAATGCTGAGTATCCTTTTAGGTTGTTCAAGCTTCCTGCCATTCTATAG
- the MKT1 gene encoding Mkt1p (similar to Ashbya gossypii AER414W) codes for MPIKSLESYLFERSLVGSAPIESLNAITLGIDVDHYVSRLLTNKREQYLDAIGGIPSSLKMYIESDLQIFQENNVVPVFIFSGSPVSNQLQYQSYKTSGDGASGMNQTPSGQKNAYEIVVAQRNKAWAHWINLMNNNKSTYIDQPLSPGESFRHNFALNSKRFQADLIKYFISKDIDFMVAPYCSWIQLSYLLAESCVDAIYGPTDLLMVEAVPKFILGMEFPNKEFRFIDRSRILNEFKLNFEDFLDICMAVGNELQPYTLPPLQVYPQQQAFEIAQDMSVNGGTNFHTYLLTNPVQVDAAKWLTLYQKGVAALKYMPVLKTNGRVEIFGYDEIALNNKDNQEKAEIPNDIHDFIQQRLPHEYNFYRSIGLVSSKLLDLISTGIYAEYPPLDGGSSDSYRNLVKKSVDEFKNKEINLLTQPINRYYQIKPIKHVKWFSSGDDVTLLNRVTPSIYDRIKSIYVRTNDKAKPFSIPEFVRVLSKSKDLTQDFTVESKKPVQVIGKLTVPFDLLATNFLRFLYLLGFFEHDNGLQPTPYGKVLLKFGELGINESFYEMYLVLLMFFKIDVLKLSEETRPPTQSALSQATLRSYPKESLCILALTRVLTLFQLNQKPSKYYGPIDKKTLIFREYLDYIKQNMSELFEAVLVSSLATSEFDRLSLDNSGWQHKIVNHIPFKLSTPNTVMAMIWEFYLQKWLHNGQDKQDALALVANAFSTHKYVTNLAEELERASNYLKDVGVIFGSMKDLKLINDADFELFNDALKFSNKAMK; via the coding sequence ATGCCGATCAAGTCATTAGAATCCTACCTCTTCGAACGGTCACTTGTTGGCTCCGCTCCAATTGAATCCTTGAATGCTATTACGCTGGGTATTGATGTGGACCATTATGTTTCAAGGTTGTTAACCAACAAGCGCGAACAGTACTTGGATGCTATCGGAGGTATTCCAAGTAGTTTAAAGATGTATATCGAATCTGACTTGCAAATTTTCCAGGAAAACAACGTTGTACCGGTCTTCATTTTCTCAGGATCTCCAGTTTCAAATCAGTTACAGTATCAATCTTACAAGACTTCTGGTGACGGCGCATCAGGGATGAATCAGACTCCATCGGGACAGAAAAATGCTTATGAAATTGTAGTTGCACAAAGAAATAAAGCGTGGGCCCACTGGATTAATTTAATGAATAACAATAAGTCGACTTATATCGATCAGCCTTTATCCCCTGGTGAATCTTTCAGGCATAACTTTGCATTAAATTCCAAGAGGTTCCAGGCCGATCtaattaaatattttatctcAAAAGACATTGATTTTATGGTGGCGCCATATTGTTCCTGGATTCAACTATCATACCTGTTAGCTGAGAGCTGTGTTGATGCCATATATGGGCCTACTGATTTGCTAATGGTTGAGGCTGTTCCCAAGTTTATCCTAGGTATGGAATTTCCTAACAAAGAATTTAGGTTTATTGACCGGAGCCGGATCTTGAATGAGTTTAAGTTGAACTTTGAGGATTTCCTTGACATCTGCATGGCCGTAGGCAATGAACTACAGCCTTACACTTTACCTCCTTTACAGGTTTATCCTCAGCAGCAAGCATTCGAAATAGCACAAGATATGAGCGTGAACGGTGGAACCAATTTTCACACTTACTTGCTTACAAACCCAGTACAAGTTGATGCTGCGAAGTGGTTAACTCTGTATCAAAAGGGTGTAGCTGCTTTGAAATATATGCCAGTGTTGAAAACAAACGGTAGGGTAGAAATATTTGGTTACGATGAAATAGCGTTGAACAATAAAGACAATCAAGAAAAGGCTGAGATCCCGAATGATATTCATGATTTCATTCAGCAGCGCCTACCACATGAGTATAACTTCTACAGGTCAATTGGCTTGGTTAGCAGCAAGTTGCTAGATCTCATATCCACAGGTATATATGCCGAGTATCCTCCGCTGGATGGGGGGTCTTCAGATTCATACAGAAATTTGGTTAAAAAATCCGTTGAcgaatttaaaaataaagaaataaaCTTATTGACACAACCAATCAATAGATATTATCAGATAAAGCCAATTAAGCATGTTAAGTGGTTTAGTTCTGGTGATGATGTCACCTTATTAAATCGAGTAACACCATCGATATATGATAGAATCAAGTCTATCTACGTCCGAACCAATGATAAAGCAAAACCTTTTTCTATTCCCGAATTTGTTCGGGTGCTTTCTAAATCGAAAGACTTAACTCAAGATTTTACGGTAGAATCAAAGAAACCAGTTCAGGTTATCGGTAAATTAACAGTTCCTTTTGATTTGTTGGCTACAAATTTCCTACGATTTCTTTATCTATTGGGCTTTTTTGAGCATGATAATGGTCTCCAACCAACCCCTTACGGCaaagttttattaaagtTTGGTGAGCTTGGTATCAACGAAAGTTTTTATGAAATGTATTTAGTGCTGTTGatgttcttcaaaattgatgTATTGAAATTGAGCGAAGAAACACGTCCACCAACACAGTCTGCCCTCTCTCAAGCCACTCTACGCTCATATCCAAAAGAATCTCTATGCATTCTTGCATTAACGCGTGTGTTAACCCTATTTCAGCTGAATCAGAAGCCTTCTAAATACTATGGTCCAATAGATAAAAAGACTCTAATCTTTAGAGAGTATCTGGATTATATCAAGCAAAACATGTCCgaattatttgaagctGTTCTAGTTAGCTCTTTAGCCACTTCGGAATTCGACAGATTATCTCTGGATAACTCGGGATGGCAGCATAAAATCGTCAATCACATCCCATTCAAACTGTCCACACCTAATACCGTAATGGCTATGATCTGGGAGTTTTATTTACAGAAATGGCTTCATAATGGTCAGGATAAACAAGATGCCCTGGCATTAGTTGCCAATGCCTTCTCCACTCACAAGTATGTTACAAACTTGGCAGAAGAGCTTGAAAGAGCTTCAAACTATTTAAAAGATGTTGGTGTAATTTTCGGAAGTATGAAGGACTtgaaattaattaatgatGCTGATTTTGAGCTCTTCAACGACGCACTtaagttttcaaataaagcAATGAAATGA
- the SNN1 gene encoding Snn1p (similar to Ashbya gossypii AER412W) produces MDSRQIASAGIHPIELCIYSVLSSNLEAIYQAINELRESQALLVMKLNQVRSSFQEEQEILREEGSLKEELARLHVLKRRVDKIVETYSALATKCKKL; encoded by the coding sequence ATGGATTCAAGGCAGATTGCATCAGCTGGGATACACCCGATTGAATTATGCATTTATTCAGTCCTTTCAAGCAACCTGGAAGCCATATATCAAGCCATTAATGAATTGAGGGAGTCTCAGGCATTGTTGGTCATGAAACTCAACCAGGTAAGGAGTTCCTTTCAAGAGGAACAGGAGATTTTGCGTGAAGAAGGCTCTTTAAAGGAGGAACTTGCGAGGCTTCATGTCCTTAAGAGGCGAGTGGATAAGATAGTGGAGACCTATTCTGCGTTAGCAACGAAATGTAAGAAACTATAG
- the END3 gene encoding End3p (similar to Ashbya gossypii AER416C) produces MPKLEQFEIKKYWQIFSGLAPVDNKVTHNQVLPILHNSKLDSSVLSQIWFLADIDDDDNLDFEEFVICMRLIFDMVNRNINAVPEQLPDWLVPGSKIELVKQRGSARYGSDATLEASTDNSAPPPEVEWYISLENKTLYESIYQQCQTSTDGSVSFPSLAGVAAANFMNINSSEIEQVWRLVNPKNFSTIDRDPVFYVLHILKQRNDLGIKIPSSVPSALKEVFSKERVSTDISGGAQGTVRKGSTYVSSSGNKGVTDNGRRKMAGTDFSATKGTDWELVRLQRELANLETELASLNREQSVPCSSGPKTLEQQFQGLLTYKQNQLSNSTTSQSSIGVLGLIDDIDSLEGQVQILEQYLSSKRGELHNLQQEIQSLK; encoded by the coding sequence ATGCCTAAGTTAGAACAGTTTGAAATTAAGAAATATTGGCAAATTTTTTCAGGGTTGGCTCCTGTGGATAACAAAGTGACACACAACCAAGTACTGCCCATCTTACACAATTCAAAGTTGGATTCATCTGTGTTAAGTCAAATATGGTTTTTAgctgatattgatgatgatgataatttgGATTTTGAGGAATTTGTGATTTGTATGAGGTTGATTTTTGATATGGTGAATCGGAATATAAATGCTGTTCCGGAACAGCTGCCAGACTGGTTGGTTCCTGGTTCCAAAATAGAATTGGTGAAACAAAGGGGCAGTGCGAGGTATGGAAGTGATGCAACGCTAGAGGCCTCTACAGATAACTCAGCGCCACCACCTGAAGTAGAGTGGTATATTTCTCTAGAAAATAAGACTTTGTATGAAAGTATTTATCAACAATGTCAGACAAGCACCGATGGTTCAGTGTCTTTCCCATCGCTTGCTGGGGTGGCAGCGGCGAACTTCATGAATATAAACTCGTCTGAAATAGAGCAGGTGTGGAGGTTGGTTAATCCAAAGAATTTTTCGACCATAGACAGGGATCCTGTGTTTTATGTTTTGcatattttgaagcaaCGGAATGATTTAGGCATAAAAATTCCAAGCAGCGTGCCATCTGCGTTGAAGGAGGTGTTTTCTAAGGAGCGTGTCTCTACTGATATATCAGGGGGCGCACAAGGAACTGTCAGGAAGGGTTCTACGTATGTGTCTAGTTCTGGAAACAAAGGTGTTACGGACAACGGTAGGCGTAAAATGGCAGGTACTGATTTCTCTGCTACTAAAGGCACAGATTGGGAATTGGTAAGGCTTCAGCGAGAACTTGCAAATTTGGAGACTGAATTGGCTAGTTTAAACAGAGAACAGTCTGTGCCATGCTCTTCCGGGCCCAAAACTTTAGAACAACAGTTTCAAGGTTTGTTGACTTATAAGCAGAATCAACTTTCCAATTCTACTACTTCTCAATCTTCTATAGGCGTTCTGGGACTAATCGATGATATTGATAGTCTTGAAGGGCAAGTTCAAATATTAGAGCAATACCTATCCAGTAAAAGGGGTGAATTGCATAACTTACAACAAGAGATTCAGTCGTTGAAATGA